Proteins encoded by one window of Thermobaculum terrenum ATCC BAA-798:
- a CDS encoding S8 family peptidase: MQYSQANFYARVCALLCILTLTVAIAGQISPSRAAGNDHIEQNLRSLRQNLNEVKSQLVVVFSSRISVEQARNKIRATGGKITKSSTRFRRTYLAVYPDAQAASRAYNLLKADSNTVNIFFNRKIKVPSDIPGLPVSISKQARRDFSSTKPAWENQGASETLSPQAIPGNLGTFQWSLQRIGYDLAPSPTSNAPVVAVIDTGVDYNHPDIEPNYMPCPAALAQAGFYCDVIDQDNDPMDAVGHGTHVAGIIAAADDSFGTTGVSPKSKILAVRIFDDLGYTDLMTIFAALDYVRLAKTQIPDLKVANMSWGGYADIGSPEYQEMAARISALRNSGILPVASAGNDSDNPSQYLAVVSGEKIVPIPAALPGVLSVAATDYNDYRAFFSNYSTPIKLNDCQKIIPPGDYDPGFVQCSPDNTYTNLTYNLAQIAAPGWQVLAPTLRGQYVEFSGTSMASPMVAGAAARVMSQYPAMTVGQVQDRLISTGQSLGISKGFPIATPRLDLRRALGVSGTGITGRVVDGFTGIPIANATVSIKYGNTQLATTTTDKAGFYTFSGLAGSRTYTITANRAGYIANSRNANTVSGQYLDPGDLSLAPLRNDGSYTFMLEWNNVATGFYEWQSAYFLARGYPWPVNPASMPMALLDTYISVPAISEPNDVFVYNPLNKGTTATYPYVKVLHDSEYDITPHEGAIVRQLSPSGKIRYGVEWLSPGGYTRPNAMVSIYRNGVLLRRAQLSLSNAPTDGTSANASRRYAHWALYAINSQGNLSNAFGESNGQRSSYHYWVYRNGNIPGVPGPGVGQPLTAYLELADGVSGGPLPGCNGDCADVYRYRMVEGRTYSFTLSRPASTSFQLELYAPNATSIAETIPIKIGEENGDTVTLQYTVPRGRTGTYYLAVVDYMGSGPYTLVRQR; the protein is encoded by the coding sequence ATGCAATACAGTCAAGCTAACTTCTATGCCAGGGTCTGTGCTTTGCTCTGCATCTTAACATTGACAGTAGCAATAGCTGGACAAATTAGTCCAAGCCGTGCGGCTGGCAATGATCATATTGAACAGAATCTGAGGTCATTGCGACAGAACTTGAACGAAGTCAAAAGTCAGCTGGTAGTAGTCTTTTCGTCGCGGATATCTGTTGAGCAAGCCAGGAACAAGATTAGAGCAACCGGGGGTAAGATCACTAAAAGCTCTACTAGGTTTCGTAGGACTTATCTTGCAGTTTATCCAGACGCACAGGCTGCCAGCCGGGCGTATAACCTCCTCAAGGCAGACAGCAATACTGTTAATATTTTTTTCAACAGAAAAATAAAGGTTCCTAGTGATATACCAGGTTTGCCTGTATCTATAAGCAAGCAAGCTAGAAGGGACTTTTCATCTACTAAGCCAGCTTGGGAGAATCAAGGAGCCAGTGAGACCCTGTCACCACAAGCCATACCAGGCAACCTTGGGACATTCCAGTGGAGCCTTCAAAGAATAGGCTATGACCTGGCTCCCAGCCCGACCTCTAATGCACCAGTAGTAGCGGTGATAGATACAGGAGTAGATTATAATCATCCCGACATAGAGCCCAATTATATGCCCTGCCCGGCTGCTTTAGCTCAAGCAGGTTTCTACTGTGATGTTATCGATCAGGATAACGATCCGATGGATGCCGTCGGACATGGTACCCATGTAGCGGGGATAATCGCCGCTGCCGATGACTCGTTTGGGACTACTGGTGTTTCGCCTAAGAGCAAGATATTGGCTGTTAGGATCTTTGATGATCTCGGTTATACGGACCTTATGACGATATTTGCGGCTCTGGATTACGTACGCCTCGCTAAAACCCAAATTCCCGATCTAAAAGTAGCCAATATGAGTTGGGGAGGCTATGCGGATATAGGCTCGCCAGAGTATCAAGAAATGGCTGCTCGCATATCTGCACTCAGAAATAGTGGCATACTGCCAGTTGCCTCTGCTGGTAATGATAGCGACAATCCATCTCAGTACCTTGCAGTGGTTTCAGGTGAAAAGATCGTTCCTATTCCTGCTGCGCTCCCTGGAGTCCTATCTGTGGCTGCAACAGATTACAATGATTACAGAGCGTTCTTTAGTAACTACTCTACTCCAATTAAGCTGAATGACTGTCAGAAGATAATTCCTCCCGGCGACTATGATCCAGGATTCGTGCAATGCTCTCCGGATAATACCTATACTAATTTGACCTACAACCTGGCCCAGATAGCAGCTCCTGGATGGCAAGTGCTTGCTCCCACACTACGTGGCCAATATGTGGAGTTCTCTGGAACATCTATGGCTTCTCCAATGGTCGCAGGAGCTGCTGCTAGGGTAATGAGCCAATATCCGGCTATGACCGTAGGACAGGTTCAGGATAGGCTTATTTCTACTGGGCAATCCTTGGGCATCTCCAAGGGCTTCCCTATAGCCACCCCGAGGCTTGATTTACGAAGGGCATTAGGAGTATCTGGGACCGGTATTACCGGGCGGGTAGTAGATGGGTTTACAGGTATACCTATCGCAAATGCTACCGTGTCTATCAAGTACGGTAACACCCAACTTGCTACTACCACGACCGACAAGGCTGGATTCTATACATTTAGTGGCCTTGCAGGCAGTCGAACCTACACGATAACAGCTAATAGGGCAGGTTACATCGCGAACAGTAGGAATGCTAATACTGTATCGGGCCAATACCTTGATCCTGGTGATCTTAGCCTCGCTCCACTCCGAAATGATGGTTCCTATACCTTTATGTTGGAGTGGAACAATGTGGCTACAGGTTTCTATGAGTGGCAGTCTGCGTATTTCCTTGCAAGGGGTTATCCGTGGCCCGTCAACCCGGCCAGTATGCCTATGGCTCTTCTAGATACCTACATCAGCGTACCCGCTATTTCCGAGCCCAATGATGTGTTCGTCTATAATCCTCTAAACAAGGGCACAACTGCTACTTACCCATACGTCAAAGTGCTACATGATAGCGAATATGATATCACCCCGCATGAGGGGGCCATAGTTCGACAATTATCACCATCTGGCAAGATCAGATACGGAGTCGAATGGCTATCTCCCGGCGGTTACACACGTCCTAATGCGATGGTTAGTATCTACCGTAACGGGGTACTACTGCGCAGAGCACAACTTTCCCTGTCTAATGCCCCAACCGATGGTACAAGCGCGAACGCCTCGAGAAGGTATGCTCATTGGGCTCTCTATGCCATCAATAGCCAGGGGAATTTGTCCAATGCGTTTGGCGAATCTAACGGTCAGCGTAGCAGCTACCACTACTGGGTGTATCGAAACGGTAATATACCTGGAGTTCCTGGTCCTGGGGTTGGCCAGCCGCTCACGGCTTACCTAGAGCTTGCAGATGGTGTTTCTGGCGGCCCTCTGCCCGGGTGTAATGGAGATTGTGCCGATGTCTACAGATACAGGATGGTAGAAGGCAGGACTTACTCGTTTACTTTGTCAAGACCTGCAAGCACCAGCTTCCAACTGGAGCTTTACGCTCCCAATGCTACTTCTATTGCAGAGACTATACCTATCAAGATAGGAGAGGAGAATGGGGATACCGTTACTTTACAGTACACGGTGCCAAGAGGCAGAACAGGCACATACTATCTTGCGGTAGTGGATTACATGGGAAGTGGTCCATATACGCTGGTCAGACAAAGATAA
- a CDS encoding carbohydrate ABC transporter permease has product MIKKGLIYLALIVGLIVAIGPFIITTLASFKTDIELVQGTFSLPSRWQFENYVTAWTQGGFSRFFINSLIVAVAVVIPSIILSCMSGYAFSRFNFKGARFLFAFLLLGLIVPLQAIVVPLFYVLKTMYMLNSYWGLILPQIALSLSFGTLLLRQAFSSVPRDITEAAIVDGASSWRILWWVLVPLIRPVIGTLGLLFFIWTWNEFLLPFVVTTDPQYQTLPVGLLYFQQRWTTNIPVTAAGATIIYVPLTVIFLIFQRQLIQGLTTGAVKG; this is encoded by the coding sequence GTGATTAAGAAAGGTTTGATCTATCTAGCCTTAATAGTTGGCCTGATAGTAGCCATAGGCCCTTTTATTATCACCACTTTAGCATCGTTTAAGACCGACATAGAACTTGTCCAAGGAACTTTTTCCCTTCCTAGTAGGTGGCAGTTTGAAAACTATGTTACTGCCTGGACACAGGGAGGATTTAGCCGCTTCTTTATAAATAGCTTGATAGTTGCGGTGGCGGTGGTGATACCTTCGATCATTCTGTCTTGTATGTCAGGTTATGCTTTCTCCCGTTTCAATTTCAAAGGTGCAAGGTTTCTCTTTGCTTTCCTGCTACTGGGATTGATAGTCCCCTTACAAGCAATAGTGGTACCACTTTTCTACGTCCTTAAGACTATGTACATGCTGAATTCTTATTGGGGGTTGATACTGCCTCAAATCGCGCTCAGCCTATCTTTTGGAACCTTGCTGCTGAGGCAGGCCTTCAGCAGCGTTCCCAGAGATATAACGGAGGCTGCAATAGTGGATGGGGCTAGCTCGTGGAGGATACTATGGTGGGTGCTCGTGCCGCTTATTCGTCCAGTCATAGGCACCCTAGGGTTACTGTTCTTTATATGGACATGGAATGAATTTTTGCTGCCGTTTGTGGTGACAACAGATCCTCAGTATCAGACTTTACCAGTCGGCCTGCTGTACTTCCAGCAGCGCTGGACTACTAACATACCAGTTACCGCAGCGGGGGCTACAATCATCTACGTACCGCTCACAGTGATTTTCCTGATATTTCAGAGGCAACTTATCCAAGGGCTTACCACAGGAGCTGTAAAGGGCTAG
- a CDS encoding carbohydrate ABC transporter permease — protein sequence MSGRSRRYGSALEPYLYLLPSLVIFTLFVGIPTLGAVVLSLLSWDGYTAPRFVGLANYVQAFSDPIFWLSLWHNVVLIPYYVLLPAVLGLAPAAVVHHLKLRGSSIFRVGFFLPYIMPGVLIGVVWRWMLNPAFGPVNSLLGLVGIQPLGWLGDFNLALPSVGLIGAWATYGFCYVVFLAGLQKIPQELYEAARIDGASGWQEFLAVTLPGLRGEIAVVIAVNLINALKVFDVIWATTRGGPGRSTSVVVLYMLENAFNINRVGYGSVLGVIIAVLTLGLTLVTLRLFGESSD from the coding sequence ATGTCTGGACGTAGCAGGAGATACGGCTCAGCTTTAGAGCCGTATCTCTACCTACTGCCTTCATTAGTAATATTTACTCTGTTCGTTGGCATACCTACCTTGGGTGCTGTGGTGCTCAGCCTGCTTTCTTGGGATGGGTACACAGCACCCAGGTTCGTGGGACTAGCTAATTACGTGCAGGCTTTCTCGGATCCTATATTTTGGCTGTCTCTTTGGCATAACGTTGTACTAATTCCTTATTACGTTTTATTGCCAGCTGTGTTAGGGCTGGCACCTGCTGCAGTTGTTCATCATCTCAAGCTGAGAGGTAGTTCTATCTTCCGTGTAGGTTTTTTCCTGCCTTACATCATGCCTGGAGTGCTTATAGGCGTGGTGTGGAGATGGATGCTAAACCCTGCCTTTGGTCCTGTAAATAGCCTACTGGGGCTGGTGGGTATACAACCATTAGGTTGGTTGGGCGACTTCAACCTCGCTCTACCTTCTGTGGGGCTTATAGGAGCATGGGCTACCTATGGCTTTTGTTATGTAGTTTTCCTCGCGGGTTTGCAGAAGATCCCTCAGGAACTCTATGAGGCTGCCCGGATTGACGGAGCTTCTGGCTGGCAGGAATTTCTAGCGGTTACCCTGCCAGGACTGCGTGGGGAGATAGCAGTGGTGATAGCTGTTAACCTAATAAATGCTCTCAAGGTCTTTGACGTAATATGGGCTACTACTAGAGGCGGTCCGGGAAGATCTACTAGCGTAGTGGTGCTCTATATGCTCGAGAACGCATTTAACATAAACAGAGTAGGCTATGGTTCCGTGCTGGGAGTTATCATAGCTGTTCTAACTCTAGGTTTGACCTTGGTCACGCTAAGGCTATTTGGAGAAAGCAGTGATTAA
- a CDS encoding extracellular solute-binding protein: MQKEIIETLAREFEKDNPGVQIEHEGYPFDELQKTLQRAITSGKGPDIAQINNGESSMGPLVRAKLLIPLTKYDKQYGWSKKFAPALLARNMYTEDGKTFGKGVLWGVSQTGELVGFYYNKKIFQQNGIQVPKTFDELEQVMQTLKDKGVTPLIFGNLDKWQAIHLYGEILGTMTNREYLDGLIYRQGNKSWDTPQIKQAAAKLQEWESKGYFIKNYAALHSDDAWKLFAAGKGAMLLQGSWLTGDIQKAMGSNAGFFAMPPRGNKTVLHVGGVGIPYGIIKTTKYPDVAAKFINFLVSDRAVQLLLENGQLPAIKVPQSYIKPNTVSGDLYKAWNKVNDENALGHYLDWATPTFYDTLTAHLQLLLAHKESPDQFAKALEADYSKFLQQEQK; the protein is encoded by the coding sequence GTGCAGAAAGAGATTATAGAGACCCTGGCGAGAGAATTCGAGAAGGATAACCCTGGAGTCCAGATAGAGCACGAGGGTTATCCATTTGATGAGCTGCAGAAAACACTACAGAGGGCGATTACCTCTGGTAAAGGCCCTGATATAGCGCAGATAAACAATGGAGAAAGTAGCATGGGCCCCCTGGTGAGAGCCAAGCTACTTATACCTCTAACCAAGTATGATAAGCAGTATGGCTGGTCTAAGAAGTTTGCGCCTGCATTGCTTGCGAGGAATATGTACACAGAAGATGGTAAAACCTTTGGTAAAGGTGTCCTCTGGGGAGTTTCTCAGACCGGAGAGCTGGTGGGATTCTATTACAACAAGAAAATCTTCCAGCAAAACGGCATACAGGTTCCTAAGACGTTTGATGAGTTAGAGCAGGTAATGCAAACTCTCAAGGACAAGGGTGTGACTCCACTTATCTTTGGGAATCTGGATAAATGGCAGGCTATTCACCTCTATGGAGAGATACTGGGGACCATGACTAACAGGGAATACTTGGATGGTTTAATTTACCGCCAAGGGAACAAGTCTTGGGATACTCCTCAGATCAAGCAGGCAGCTGCTAAGCTTCAAGAGTGGGAATCCAAAGGCTACTTTATAAAGAACTACGCTGCTTTGCATTCTGATGATGCATGGAAGCTTTTTGCTGCTGGCAAGGGTGCAATGCTTTTGCAGGGGAGCTGGCTAACCGGGGATATACAGAAGGCTATGGGGAGCAACGCTGGTTTCTTCGCTATGCCACCCAGAGGTAATAAGACTGTACTCCACGTGGGGGGTGTTGGTATACCATATGGCATCATCAAGACCACTAAATACCCGGACGTAGCTGCTAAGTTCATCAATTTCTTGGTATCAGATAGAGCAGTTCAGTTGCTGCTTGAAAATGGCCAGCTACCAGCGATAAAGGTTCCTCAGTCTTATATAAAGCCTAATACGGTATCTGGAGATCTCTACAAAGCTTGGAATAAGGTCAATGACGAAAATGCTCTGGGACATTACTTGGACTGGGCTACTCCTACTTTCTATGACACCCTAACTGCTCATCTCCAACTTCTACTAGCACACAAGGAGAGCCCTGATCAGTTTGCAAAGGCGCTTGAGGCTGATTATTCCAAGTTCCTGCAGCAAGAACAAAAGTAG
- the solA gene encoding N-methyl-L-tryptophan oxidase, which produces MGSSNNASYDVAVVGLGAMGSATAYMLASRGYRVIAFDTYSPPHSLGSSHGESRIIREAYFESPQYVPLVRRSYELWRLLEEDANTRLLTITGGLYVGPRDGELISGVLSSSQQWNIPCELLTSDELRHRYPEIHVPENLEAILEPGVGVLQPEACISSFLQGAAARGVHLHMREKVLSWRTEGSGFRVFTSLSPSGYLAERVILTVGPWAPEILADIGVPLQVLRVFVAYFRRGDERDGIDGHNLPVHLWQLPEGTYYGMPYNKRVGMKFGRHDDGTPCTPDTIARGVTPDEIERLKSIVAKLIPSISHPVDASTCMYTMTPDQHFVVDHHPFQSGVVLACGFSGHGFKFAPVIGEILADLAIEGRTSHPIDFLSLKRFTPSGATQHA; this is translated from the coding sequence GTGGGTTCTAGCAATAATGCTAGTTACGATGTAGCGGTAGTAGGGCTGGGGGCAATGGGAAGCGCTACTGCCTATATGCTAGCGTCTCGCGGATACAGAGTGATAGCTTTCGACACTTATTCGCCTCCGCATTCTCTTGGTTCCAGCCATGGTGAAAGTCGAATAATTCGTGAGGCGTACTTTGAATCACCTCAGTATGTACCCCTTGTAAGACGATCTTACGAACTGTGGAGATTACTGGAAGAAGATGCTAATACTCGATTGCTTACTATAACCGGAGGATTATATGTAGGGCCTCGTGACGGGGAACTTATCAGTGGTGTGCTGTCCAGTTCCCAACAGTGGAATATTCCTTGTGAACTGTTAACTAGTGATGAACTAAGACATCGTTATCCAGAAATACATGTGCCAGAGAATTTGGAGGCCATACTCGAACCTGGTGTAGGAGTCCTGCAGCCTGAAGCTTGTATATCCTCTTTCCTTCAGGGAGCGGCAGCTCGTGGGGTGCACCTGCACATGAGAGAGAAAGTTTTGTCCTGGAGGACTGAAGGCTCGGGGTTCAGGGTATTTACATCTCTTTCGCCTAGCGGTTATCTAGCAGAGAGAGTCATCCTGACCGTGGGGCCGTGGGCGCCTGAAATTCTTGCAGACATAGGCGTTCCCTTACAGGTTCTAAGAGTGTTTGTGGCCTACTTTAGGCGTGGGGATGAGCGTGATGGTATAGATGGACATAACTTGCCAGTACACTTGTGGCAATTGCCTGAGGGAACGTACTATGGCATGCCTTACAACAAGCGTGTGGGCATGAAGTTTGGTCGTCATGATGACGGCACTCCTTGCACCCCAGATACTATCGCCAGGGGAGTTACACCGGACGAGATAGAACGATTAAAAAGCATAGTTGCTAAGCTAATTCCTTCCATATCTCACCCAGTAGATGCCTCCACATGTATGTACACCATGACGCCGGACCAACACTTTGTTGTGGATCATCATCCATTCCAAAGCGGGGTAGTGCTTGCTTGTGGATTCTCAGGGCATGGGTTCAAATTCGCTCCAGTAATTGGGGAGATCCTGGCGGATCTTGCTATTGAAGGACGCACATCTCACCCAATAGACTTTCTATCTCTAAAAAGGTTTACCCCATCGGGAGCTACCCAGCATGCCTAG
- a CDS encoding thioredoxin-like domain-containing protein has protein sequence MANRRFEGKIRAPDFPGGLKWFNTDRHISLADLRGKIVILDFWTYCCINCMHILPHLRKLEEKYPDELVVIGVHSAKFMAERSDTGIRNAIRRYSVRHPVVNDANLQIWSEYAVRAWPTLYFIDPTGRIVGMHEGEIRFPELDNIISQMIQEYDSLGILDRTPIRFNAERAPEGILAFPGKVLALEDEDSLYIADSNHNRILECSLSGKIRRIWGNGEEGLVDGSASEAKFNHPQGMAIRGNELYVADTENHALRLLHLNEGKVETIAGTGEQGYPISFQPSIGKYTELNSPWDLEIVNDVLYIAMAGCHQIWAMEMPSGVVRPLAGTAREGIKDGPASAAWLAQPSGLTTDGQLLYFADSETSSIRLLDPASGRVETLVGIDLFEFGDVDGVGGMVRLQHPLDVEWHAGKLYIADSYNNKIKILDPHTRECRTWVGSGKQELRDGTRQDASLAEPGGLSATSRYLYVADTNNHAIRIVDFSTGEVSTLKIHE, from the coding sequence ATGGCAAATAGAAGATTTGAGGGGAAAATAAGGGCCCCGGATTTCCCAGGTGGTCTTAAGTGGTTCAACACAGATAGGCACATAAGCCTGGCAGATTTGAGGGGAAAGATAGTTATACTGGATTTCTGGACCTACTGTTGCATCAACTGCATGCATATACTACCTCACCTGCGAAAACTCGAGGAGAAGTATCCAGATGAGTTGGTAGTAATAGGAGTGCATTCAGCTAAGTTTATGGCTGAAAGATCAGACACGGGGATAAGAAATGCTATTAGGAGATATTCAGTCAGGCATCCAGTTGTGAATGATGCCAATCTCCAAATCTGGAGTGAATATGCCGTACGAGCCTGGCCTACTCTCTATTTCATTGACCCTACCGGTCGAATAGTGGGTATGCACGAAGGCGAGATAAGGTTCCCTGAGCTTGATAACATCATCTCGCAGATGATCCAGGAGTATGACTCATTAGGCATTCTCGACCGGACCCCTATAAGATTCAATGCAGAGAGGGCTCCAGAGGGAATACTCGCTTTCCCCGGCAAAGTGCTAGCTCTGGAAGATGAAGATAGCCTATATATAGCTGATTCAAACCATAACCGTATCCTAGAGTGCTCGCTATCCGGAAAGATACGCCGAATCTGGGGAAATGGTGAGGAAGGATTGGTAGATGGATCTGCCTCAGAGGCAAAGTTTAATCACCCTCAGGGCATGGCGATACGTGGGAATGAACTGTACGTTGCAGATACAGAAAACCACGCCTTGCGTCTACTACATCTAAACGAAGGTAAAGTCGAAACTATAGCCGGTACTGGAGAACAGGGATATCCAATCTCTTTCCAACCATCAATTGGAAAGTACACAGAGCTAAACTCACCCTGGGATCTAGAGATAGTCAACGACGTACTGTATATAGCTATGGCAGGGTGCCATCAAATATGGGCTATGGAGATGCCATCAGGAGTAGTGCGCCCTCTTGCCGGCACGGCCAGGGAAGGCATTAAGGATGGGCCAGCTTCTGCAGCATGGTTAGCTCAGCCAAGCGGGCTTACTACGGATGGCCAATTACTATATTTTGCCGACAGTGAAACTAGCTCTATTCGTCTTCTAGATCCAGCTAGTGGAAGAGTAGAGACTCTGGTAGGCATAGACCTATTTGAGTTCGGAGATGTTGACGGTGTAGGCGGAATGGTTAGACTTCAGCACCCCCTTGATGTTGAATGGCATGCTGGAAAGTTGTACATCGCCGATAGCTACAACAACAAGATCAAAATTCTAGATCCGCATACACGTGAGTGTCGAACCTGGGTTGGTTCAGGCAAACAGGAGCTAAGGGATGGTACCAGGCAGGATGCTAGTCTTGCTGAACCGGGTGGCCTTTCTGCCACATCTCGCTATCTTTACGTAGCCGACACCAATAATCACGCTATTAGAATTGTAGATTTCAGCACAGGTGAGGTATCTACACTGAAAATACACGAGTAG
- a CDS encoding MFS transporter: MSLSASIRRTFSALSVYNYRVFWLGQLISLSGTWMQTIAQSWLVLQLTNSPSALGFVTMLQFLPITVMALFGGVLADRLPKHRVLIITQSSAAIQAGILAILVISHHVQLWHVYVLAFCLGVINSIDNPTRQAFVVELVGPDKLANAVALNSMLFNSARIIGPSIGGLMIGWLGTGGAFAANALSFLAVILGLLIMRTDEFVAVARSPRGRVLTQVAEGIKYAFSHSDILLVLLLMACLGIFGYNFTVMLPLIDKYILGAGPEVLGILTSAMGVGSVLAALAVAYAGKARVGVMLAGALIFSFSLLLVGVSRLYPLTLLGLFILGFASVTFSSNANTRLQLLAPDHLRGRIMSLYFLVFAGSTPFGGVIVGSLSALIGVSLTLQLMAIICLAGTLVAILFVYIRLQRNAERKAESLVGVGGSSSDRRSLDA, translated from the coding sequence TTGAGCCTGAGCGCTAGTATAAGGCGGACATTTAGCGCGCTGTCTGTCTATAACTATAGAGTATTTTGGCTTGGGCAGCTTATATCACTGTCCGGCACTTGGATGCAGACCATAGCTCAATCATGGCTGGTTCTTCAGCTTACTAATTCACCAAGTGCTTTAGGTTTCGTAACGATGTTGCAGTTCTTGCCCATTACCGTCATGGCTCTTTTTGGAGGGGTACTTGCCGACAGATTACCAAAACATAGGGTCCTAATCATAACCCAATCTTCAGCTGCTATCCAAGCCGGCATTTTGGCAATCCTTGTGATATCGCATCATGTTCAACTATGGCATGTCTATGTATTGGCATTTTGCTTAGGGGTAATCAATTCTATTGACAATCCCACAAGACAAGCATTTGTAGTGGAGCTTGTAGGACCAGATAAACTTGCTAATGCTGTAGCCCTTAACAGCATGCTCTTCAACTCCGCTAGGATAATCGGTCCTAGCATAGGGGGCCTAATGATAGGATGGCTAGGTACCGGTGGGGCTTTTGCTGCTAATGCTCTTAGCTTTCTCGCTGTCATATTGGGTCTTCTTATTATGCGTACTGACGAATTTGTCGCTGTAGCACGTTCACCGAGAGGACGTGTGCTTACTCAAGTTGCCGAAGGAATCAAATATGCCTTCAGTCACTCAGACATATTGCTTGTGTTATTGCTGATGGCATGCTTGGGTATATTTGGTTACAACTTCACCGTCATGCTTCCTCTTATAGATAAGTACATACTAGGGGCCGGGCCCGAAGTGTTAGGTATACTGACATCTGCCATGGGCGTGGGTTCTGTGCTAGCTGCATTAGCTGTGGCCTATGCTGGTAAGGCTAGAGTAGGAGTTATGCTCGCGGGTGCACTAATATTCAGCTTTTCCTTATTGTTAGTAGGGGTATCTAGGCTGTACCCACTAACACTTCTAGGGCTATTTATCCTGGGTTTCGCCAGTGTAACCTTCAGCTCCAATGCCAACACCAGGCTCCAGCTGCTGGCGCCTGACCATCTGCGTGGCAGGATCATGAGCCTGTATTTTCTTGTCTTTGCCGGTAGTACGCCTTTTGGTGGTGTAATAGTGGGATCCCTTTCAGCTTTGATCGGTGTATCTCTTACTTTACAGCTCATGGCAATTATCTGTCTGGCTGGTACGTTGGTAGCCATCTTGTTTGTTTACATACGCCTGCAGAGGAATGCAGAGCGCAAAGCTGAGAGCCTTGTTGGTGTAGGTGGTAGCAGTAGCGATAGGAGGTCGTTGGATGCTTAG
- a CDS encoding MarR family winged helix-turn-helix transcriptional regulator, translating to MEEENLARFRRAYWKVVHLVDALRLRLWEDKGLTLPQLRVLFILRRHPGATTNFISQQLGVTVSTVSGLVDKLVRAGLVERLQAPDDRRVIPLRLTPEGESVVGDIRQINREYLANIASALGDDLEEVTQALEKLGSAAETLPPPSNPLEVSVEPER from the coding sequence ATGGAAGAAGAAAACCTTGCTAGATTCCGAAGAGCATATTGGAAGGTAGTACACCTGGTAGATGCGCTTAGGCTAAGGTTATGGGAAGACAAAGGGTTGACACTCCCCCAACTCAGGGTGTTGTTTATATTGAGAAGGCATCCAGGGGCTACAACTAACTTTATATCCCAGCAGTTAGGAGTAACTGTATCTACTGTTAGCGGTTTGGTGGATAAGCTTGTCAGAGCTGGATTAGTTGAAAGGCTGCAAGCTCCTGATGACCGCAGAGTGATACCCCTTAGGTTGACACCCGAAGGAGAATCCGTTGTGGGTGATATCCGACAGATCAACAGGGAGTATCTGGCAAATATAGCTAGTGCATTAGGTGATGATCTTGAAGAGGTCACTCAGGCTCTAGAGAAGCTTGGTAGTGCTGCTGAAACACTTCCCCCACCGTCAAACCCATTGGAGGTGTCTGTTGAGCCTGAGCGCTAG